In Asanoa sp. WMMD1127, one genomic interval encodes:
- a CDS encoding glycosyltransferase, producing MITYDRPEYVRLSLPHLLDSCTDDARVWLWHNGADAATLAAVEEFRHDPRVHRFHHSPTNAGLREPTNWLWSESSGDYLSKVDDDCLPDKSWLDVLRRAHEDVPEFGVIGTWRFPDSDVRQDLVDRKLATYAGGHQLMRNHWVQGSGYLLKRAMVERTGLLAEDDSFTSWCLKAARLGFVNGWVYPFLPEDHLDDPRSPRTIYHTDEDFLARRPLSAQKTGVRTVAEWTEQMKRSAHVVQAASLDLREYSGWRQRGRSLSKRIRRTITGRAPW from the coding sequence ATGATCACGTACGACCGGCCGGAGTACGTCCGGCTGTCGCTTCCGCACCTGCTCGACAGCTGCACCGACGACGCGCGGGTCTGGCTCTGGCACAACGGCGCCGACGCGGCGACGCTGGCCGCCGTCGAGGAGTTCCGGCACGACCCACGGGTGCACCGGTTCCACCACAGCCCGACCAACGCCGGCCTGCGCGAGCCGACCAACTGGCTGTGGTCCGAGTCGTCCGGCGACTACCTGAGCAAGGTCGACGACGACTGCCTGCCCGACAAGTCCTGGCTCGACGTGCTGCGCCGCGCGCACGAGGACGTCCCCGAGTTCGGTGTGATCGGCACCTGGCGGTTCCCGGACTCCGACGTCCGGCAGGATCTGGTCGACCGCAAGCTGGCCACCTATGCGGGCGGCCACCAGCTGATGCGTAACCACTGGGTCCAGGGCAGCGGCTATCTGCTCAAGCGGGCGATGGTCGAGCGCACCGGCCTGCTGGCCGAGGACGACTCGTTCACCAGCTGGTGCCTCAAGGCGGCCCGGCTCGGCTTCGTCAACGGCTGGGTCTATCCGTTCCTGCCGGAGGACCACCTCGACGATCCGCGCAGCCCGCGCACGATCTACCACACCGACGAGGATTTCCTGGCCCGCCGGCCGCTGTCCGCGCAGAAGACCGGCGTACGCACGGTCGCGGAGTGGACCGAGCAGATGAAGCGGTCCGCCCACGTGGTCCAGGCGGCCTCGCTCGACCTCCGCGAGTATTCCGGCTGGCGGCAGCGCGGCCGCTCGCTGTCCAAGCGGATCCGCCGCACGATCACCGGGCGCGCGCCGTGGTGA
- a CDS encoding O-antigen ligase family protein, with translation MQTYLSARRTATVYDGVTPSVIEFRDATAWVSFTIFAMYFLPARLIFPPLTTLGRPGVVAGLLLFVWWVLTRFHPSLVTRGQQPMRWALAFYFVTMATSYIAGQARGLDPLEANQADRTVLMAFAAGGILLAACDGVLTRERIDTVLRWLCYGSAVMALFAFAQFALRQDFTGYLKLPPVLQFQRDLVGFDDRGGGGLVRVAGTAGHYIEFSVLMVVALVVAIHYARFAATRRERQVFAGIAMLVAGVIPISLSRTGVLALGAAILLLILVWPLRTTFNVLVVGIFLTAIIQVGKPGLLGALRSLLFAGSSDPSVQGRLEDYDYVAPFIRERPWLGRGVGTWLPELYQLLDNQWLVTMVTTGIVGVVGLAGLFMAGIFVAARVRRFARTDSDRDLAAVLAVAIGVLAVAAFTFDALYFSTYLFTMHLLLGLAGAMWRLTRAQRLN, from the coding sequence GTGCAGACCTACCTATCCGCGCGGAGAACGGCGACCGTCTACGACGGCGTGACACCCAGCGTCATCGAGTTCCGGGACGCGACCGCCTGGGTGAGCTTCACCATCTTCGCGATGTACTTCCTGCCCGCCCGGCTGATCTTCCCTCCGCTGACCACGCTGGGCCGGCCCGGTGTCGTGGCCGGTCTGCTGCTGTTCGTCTGGTGGGTGCTGACCCGCTTCCACCCGTCGCTGGTCACCCGCGGCCAGCAGCCGATGCGCTGGGCGCTGGCCTTCTACTTCGTCACGATGGCGACGTCCTACATCGCCGGGCAGGCCCGCGGCCTCGACCCGCTCGAGGCCAACCAGGCCGACCGCACGGTGCTGATGGCCTTCGCGGCCGGCGGCATCCTGCTCGCCGCCTGCGACGGCGTGCTGACCCGCGAGCGGATCGACACGGTGCTGCGCTGGCTCTGCTACGGCTCCGCCGTGATGGCGCTGTTCGCGTTCGCCCAGTTCGCGCTGCGCCAGGACTTCACCGGCTACCTCAAGCTGCCGCCGGTCCTGCAGTTCCAGCGTGACCTGGTCGGCTTCGACGACCGTGGCGGCGGCGGCCTGGTCCGGGTGGCCGGCACGGCCGGCCACTACATCGAGTTCAGCGTGCTGATGGTGGTCGCGCTGGTGGTGGCCATCCACTACGCGCGGTTCGCCGCGACCCGGCGGGAACGGCAGGTCTTCGCCGGCATCGCGATGCTGGTCGCCGGCGTCATCCCCATCTCGCTGTCGCGCACCGGCGTGCTGGCCCTCGGCGCCGCGATCCTCCTGCTGATCCTCGTCTGGCCGCTGCGCACGACGTTCAACGTGTTGGTCGTCGGCATCTTCCTCACCGCGATCATCCAGGTCGGCAAGCCCGGCCTGCTCGGCGCGCTGCGGTCGCTGCTGTTCGCCGGCTCCAGCGACCCGAGCGTGCAGGGCCGGCTCGAGGACTACGACTACGTCGCGCCGTTCATCAGGGAACGACCGTGGCTGGGCCGTGGCGTCGGCACCTGGCTGCCGGAGCTCTACCAACTGCTCGACAACCAGTGGCTGGTCACGATGGTGACGACCGGCATCGTCGGCGTGGTCGGGCTGGCCGGGCTGTTCATGGCCGGCATCTTCGTCGCCGCCCGTGTCCGCCGGTTCGCCAGGACCGACAGCGACCGCGACCTGGCCGCCGTGCTCGCCGTCGCGATCGGCGTGCTGGCCGTGGCCGCGTTCACCTTCGACGCGCTCTACTTCTCGACCTACCTGTTCACGATGCACCTGCTGCTCGGCCTGGCGGGCGCGATGTGGCGGCTCACCCGGGCACAACGGCTGAACTGA
- a CDS encoding glycosyltransferase, which yields MVSVVVAAHNEATVIERTLRHLLDGAEPGEFDVVVAANGCTDDTAAVARSVPGVRVVEVAEASKPAALNAGDAAAASFPRIYLDADIALTAAGARALAAAVTGPVIAASPRRVLDTAGRPLLVRAYFAVNGRLPAFRDALFGRGAIVLSKEARARFDQFPDLVADDLFLDALFAPGEKREVASVPSVVATPTRTPDLLRRLGRVRGGNSALRDAAAAADATLAVRPSRKASWLVDVVLPRPWLWPAGACYAALTLLAERRARRTPAGAAWARDESTR from the coding sequence GTGGTGAGCGTCGTCGTCGCCGCCCACAACGAGGCGACGGTCATCGAACGCACGCTGCGCCACCTGCTCGACGGCGCCGAGCCGGGCGAGTTCGACGTGGTGGTGGCGGCCAACGGCTGCACCGACGACACCGCGGCCGTGGCCCGCTCCGTGCCGGGCGTCCGGGTCGTCGAGGTGGCGGAGGCGTCGAAGCCGGCCGCGCTCAACGCCGGCGACGCGGCCGCGGCCAGCTTTCCCCGGATCTACCTCGACGCCGACATCGCGCTGACGGCCGCCGGCGCCCGGGCCCTGGCGGCCGCGGTCACCGGCCCGGTCATCGCCGCGTCCCCGCGCCGGGTGCTCGACACCGCCGGCCGGCCACTGCTGGTCCGGGCCTACTTCGCCGTCAACGGGCGGCTGCCGGCGTTCCGCGACGCCCTGTTCGGCCGCGGCGCGATCGTGCTGTCCAAGGAGGCGCGGGCCCGGTTCGACCAGTTCCCCGACCTGGTCGCCGACGACCTGTTCCTCGACGCGCTGTTCGCGCCCGGCGAGAAGCGCGAGGTCGCCTCGGTGCCCTCGGTGGTCGCGACGCCGACCCGCACGCCGGACCTGCTGCGCCGGCTCGGCCGGGTCCGCGGCGGCAACAGCGCACTGCGCGACGCGGCCGCGGCGGCCGACGCGACTCTCGCCGTGCGCCCGTCGCGAAAGGCGTCCTGGCTGGTCGACGTCGTGCTGCCGCGACCGTGGCTGTGGCCGGCCGGGGCGTGTTACGCCGCGCTGACGCTGCTGGCCGAGCGGCGGGCCAGGCGCACGCCGGCGGGAGCGGCTTGGGCCAGGGACGAGTCCACCCGCTAA
- a CDS encoding glycosyltransferase family 4 protein, with product MTKSRGHVVIVVVNLPVERDRRVIRECLALEEAGYRVTVICPRGSAGLTRLPGSRSTDIRSFPQPLAGSGVLSFAFEFAWALLAVTTRLLGLMLRTRVDAVQACNPPDVFWVLAVLLRAMGKPFVFDHHDLSPELYECKTDTPNPRVLAILKWFEKMSWRRATAVVSTNESYRDLAISRGGLRPDKVVVVRNGPTIAEVAYRPDAPRSGPHTIVYLGVINPQDHVDAAVLAAEQLIGLRGDTDWRLVVAGDGECLPGLRELATARNLDRVVEFRGWLEADEVDALLNSATVAVQPDPPTKMAELSTMAKTVEYVARGLPVVAVDLLETRRTAEGAALYVPTGSPDELAKALDLLLSDAAARASMSEVARRRFVEQLAWDHQAKSYIRLWDRLLGQTRNGYKSGSPVGGGNRPASPRDTNQTVS from the coding sequence ATGACCAAGTCGCGGGGGCACGTGGTCATCGTGGTGGTCAACCTGCCGGTCGAGCGCGACCGAAGGGTGATCCGCGAGTGCCTGGCCTTGGAGGAGGCCGGCTATCGCGTCACGGTGATCTGCCCGCGGGGTTCAGCCGGCCTGACGAGGCTGCCCGGCAGCCGGTCGACCGACATCCGGTCGTTCCCCCAGCCGCTGGCCGGTTCCGGTGTGCTGTCGTTCGCCTTCGAGTTCGCCTGGGCCCTGCTCGCGGTCACCACCCGCCTGCTCGGCCTGATGCTGCGCACCCGGGTCGACGCGGTCCAGGCCTGCAACCCGCCCGACGTCTTCTGGGTGCTCGCCGTCCTGCTGCGGGCGATGGGCAAACCGTTCGTCTTCGACCACCACGACCTGAGTCCCGAGCTCTACGAGTGCAAGACCGACACCCCGAACCCGCGGGTGCTGGCCATCCTCAAGTGGTTCGAGAAGATGTCGTGGCGCCGGGCGACGGCGGTGGTGTCGACCAACGAGTCCTACCGCGATCTGGCGATCAGCCGCGGCGGCCTGCGGCCCGACAAGGTCGTCGTGGTGCGCAACGGCCCGACCATCGCCGAGGTCGCCTACCGGCCCGACGCGCCGCGCAGCGGCCCGCACACGATCGTCTACCTCGGCGTCATCAACCCCCAGGACCACGTCGACGCGGCCGTGCTCGCCGCCGAGCAGCTGATCGGCCTGCGCGGCGACACCGACTGGCGACTGGTCGTCGCCGGCGACGGTGAGTGCCTGCCGGGGCTGCGCGAGCTGGCCACCGCCCGCAACCTCGACCGCGTCGTCGAGTTCCGCGGCTGGCTCGAGGCCGACGAGGTCGACGCGCTGCTCAACTCCGCCACCGTCGCCGTGCAGCCGGACCCGCCGACCAAGATGGCGGAGCTGTCGACGATGGCCAAGACCGTCGAATACGTCGCCCGCGGGCTTCCGGTGGTCGCCGTCGACCTGCTGGAGACCCGGCGCACCGCGGAGGGCGCGGCCCTCTACGTGCCGACCGGCTCGCCGGACGAGCTCGCGAAGGCGCTCGACCTGCTGTTGAGCGACGCGGCCGCGCGGGCATCGATGAGCGAGGTCGCCCGCCGGCGCTTCGTCGAGCAGCTCGCCTGGGACCACCAGGCCAAGTCGTACATCCGACTGTGGGATCGGTTGCTGGGCCAGACGCGAAACGGTTACAAATCAGGTTCACCGGTGGGGGGAGGCAACCGACCGGCGAGCCCTCGTGATACCAACCAGACGGTCTCCTGA
- a CDS encoding serine hydrolase domain-containing protein has protein sequence MADSQALALVNSWPVKTVAVAVVNKDGVLARTGPDTPLPWASVTKPLTALTVLAAADDGLVSLDDAAGPPGATVRHLLAHASGLNFGDDQVMSQPGKRRIYSNRGFEVLAEFVAGRAEGSFGDLMIDLVLDQLDMPDTVLDGSPASKVTGSIGDLATLGRELLNPTIAPALTREAAEVAFPGLAGVLPGHGRQDPNDWGLGFEIRSHKHPHWTGAHNSPQTFGHFGQTGTFLWVDPVAGLACACLTDRNFGEWAAPLWPALSDAVLAEFAQP, from the coding sequence GTGGCCGACTCGCAAGCCCTCGCGCTCGTCAACTCCTGGCCGGTGAAGACCGTCGCCGTCGCCGTGGTCAACAAGGACGGCGTGCTCGCCCGCACCGGCCCCGACACCCCGCTGCCCTGGGCGTCGGTGACCAAGCCGCTCACCGCGCTGACCGTCCTGGCCGCCGCCGACGACGGCCTGGTCTCCCTCGACGACGCGGCCGGCCCGCCCGGCGCCACGGTGCGCCACCTGCTGGCCCACGCGTCGGGGCTCAACTTCGGCGACGACCAGGTGATGAGCCAGCCCGGCAAACGGCGGATCTATTCCAACCGGGGCTTCGAGGTGCTCGCCGAGTTCGTCGCGGGCCGGGCCGAGGGCAGCTTCGGCGACTTGATGATCGACCTCGTGCTCGACCAGCTCGACATGCCCGACACGGTGCTCGACGGCTCGCCGGCCTCGAAGGTCACCGGTTCGATCGGCGACCTGGCGACGCTCGGCCGGGAGCTGCTGAACCCGACGATCGCCCCGGCGCTGACCCGCGAGGCGGCCGAGGTCGCGTTCCCCGGCCTGGCCGGGGTGCTGCCCGGCCACGGCCGGCAGGACCCCAACGACTGGGGCCTGGGCTTCGAGATCCGGTCGCACAAGCACCCGCACTGGACGGGCGCCCACAACTCACCGCAGACCTTCGGGCACTTCGGCCAGACGGGCACGTTCCTCTGGGTAGACCCGGTCGCCGGGCTCGCCTGCGCCTGCCTCACCGACCGCAACTTCGGCGAGTGGGCCGCCCCGCTCTGGCCGGCCCTGTCCGACGCGGTCCTCGCGGAGTTCGCTCAGCCATAG
- a CDS encoding 3-hydroxyacyl-CoA dehydrogenase yields MSREINTVGVVGLGTMGAGIVEVFARNGIPVVAVEVSEEALDRGQATLVGSIDRAVAKGKLSPEARDEIFGRVGFAVGFGALHDVDLVIEAVPEQLPLKQRLFAELDQVCKPDAILATNTSSLSVTEISVATTRPNQVIGVHFFNPAPVMKLVEIIRTVVTAPEVVADVEALCARLGKTDVTINDRAGFIANALLFGYLNQAVSMLENRYATREDIDAAMRLGCGLPMGPLALMDLIGIDTAYEILDTMYRRGGRDRRHAPVPLIKQMVTAGLLGRKTGRGFYTYEGPGSPKVVPDEHTAPPAPSTLGDAAAISTIGVVGSGVMARGIVEVAARAGFDVVSVTRGEPQTTAVTEAVRASLAKAVVKGKLSQAHQDAALGRITWSNRLDDLDDVDLVIESVVEEISVKKAVFAALDEICKPGVVLATTTSSLPVIEIAMATQRPADVVGLHFFNPAPVMQLVEIVRTIRTSPEATAAADALVAALGKTGVHCADRSGFIVNALLFPYLNDAVRMLEASYATVDDIDYAMKLGCGYPMGPFELLDTVGLDVALAIQRELYLELREPGFAPAPLLEHLVTAGYVGRKAGRGFRDHTNL; encoded by the coding sequence GTGTCGCGGGAGATCAACACCGTCGGAGTGGTCGGGCTCGGCACGATGGGCGCCGGAATCGTCGAGGTCTTCGCGCGCAACGGCATCCCCGTGGTCGCGGTCGAGGTCAGCGAGGAGGCGCTCGACCGGGGCCAGGCGACGCTGGTCGGCTCGATCGACCGGGCGGTCGCCAAGGGCAAGTTGAGCCCGGAGGCGCGCGACGAGATCTTCGGCCGGGTCGGGTTCGCGGTGGGCTTCGGCGCGCTGCACGACGTCGACCTGGTCATCGAGGCCGTGCCGGAGCAGCTGCCGCTCAAGCAGCGGCTATTCGCCGAGCTCGACCAGGTCTGCAAGCCCGACGCGATCCTGGCCACGAACACGTCGTCGCTGTCGGTCACCGAGATCTCGGTGGCCACGACCCGGCCCAACCAGGTCATCGGCGTCCACTTCTTCAACCCGGCGCCGGTGATGAAGCTCGTCGAGATCATCCGCACGGTGGTCACCGCGCCCGAGGTGGTGGCCGACGTCGAGGCGTTGTGCGCGCGGCTCGGCAAGACCGACGTGACGATCAACGACCGGGCCGGCTTCATCGCCAACGCGCTGCTGTTCGGCTACCTCAACCAGGCCGTGTCGATGCTGGAGAACCGCTACGCGACGCGCGAGGACATCGACGCGGCGATGCGGCTGGGCTGTGGCCTCCCGATGGGCCCGCTGGCGCTGATGGACCTGATCGGCATCGACACGGCGTACGAGATTCTCGACACGATGTACCGCCGGGGTGGCCGTGACCGCCGGCACGCGCCGGTGCCGCTGATCAAGCAGATGGTCACCGCCGGCCTGCTGGGCCGCAAGACCGGCCGGGGTTTCTACACCTACGAGGGGCCGGGGTCGCCCAAGGTGGTGCCCGACGAGCACACCGCGCCGCCGGCGCCGTCGACCCTCGGCGACGCCGCCGCGATCAGCACGATCGGCGTGGTCGGCTCCGGGGTGATGGCGCGGGGGATCGTCGAGGTGGCGGCCCGGGCCGGGTTCGACGTGGTGTCGGTCACCCGCGGCGAGCCGCAGACGACGGCCGTGACCGAGGCGGTCCGCGCGTCGCTGGCCAAGGCCGTCGTCAAGGGCAAGCTGTCGCAGGCCCACCAGGACGCGGCGCTCGGGCGGATCACCTGGTCCAACCGGCTCGACGACCTCGACGACGTCGACCTGGTGATCGAGTCGGTCGTCGAGGAGATCTCGGTCAAGAAGGCGGTCTTCGCCGCCCTCGACGAGATCTGCAAGCCGGGTGTGGTGCTGGCCACGACCACGTCGTCGCTGCCGGTGATCGAGATCGCGATGGCCACCCAGCGGCCGGCCGACGTGGTGGGCCTGCACTTCTTCAACCCCGCGCCGGTGATGCAGCTCGTCGAGATCGTGCGCACGATCCGCACCTCGCCGGAGGCCACGGCGGCGGCCGACGCGCTGGTGGCGGCGCTGGGCAAGACCGGTGTGCACTGCGCCGACCGGTCGGGCTTCATCGTCAACGCGCTGCTGTTCCCCTATCTCAACGACGCCGTGCGGATGCTCGAGGCGTCCTACGCGACGGTCGACGACATCGACTACGCGATGAAGCTGGGCTGTGGCTACCCGATGGGGCCGTTCGAGCTGCTCGACACCGTCGGCCTCGACGTGGCCCTGGCCATCCAGCGGGAGCTCTATCTCGAGCTGCGGGAGCCAGGCTTCGCTCCGGCCCCGCTGCTGGAACACCTGGTGACGGCGGGCTACGTGGGACGCAAGGCCGGCCGGGGATTTCGGGACCACACTAATCTCTAG
- a CDS encoding Wzz/FepE/Etk N-terminal domain-containing protein: protein MDLLDLLKLVVRRWYVAVPIVILTLAAAVALGSAIQPEYKTAATVILVPPTTSAASPANGATPAPGNPWLRIGEAQMAQAVQIAVSSGEARQKVVAAGGDSAYEITLVTRSSIMTAEVSSESSAKALATVEAVTKLISDEVVAQQAKYKPKAGEEITTQVLDPGLNVTPSRSNVLRAQIVVLAIGLLLMAAAVVAYDAIARRRLTKQVNTRAGLRANATAGTASVEQRRPQPPAKAVGPLNRNVPARTSDAEPDEPAEATQIIRINSTPVTANGHSPSGTPQQVSADYVRAPETDDTILLTAVRTPRPDDDAQ from the coding sequence ATGGACCTCCTTGACCTCCTCAAGCTCGTCGTCCGGCGGTGGTACGTCGCTGTTCCGATCGTCATCCTCACGCTCGCCGCGGCGGTGGCGCTGGGCAGCGCGATCCAGCCCGAATACAAGACCGCCGCGACCGTGATCCTGGTCCCGCCGACCACCTCGGCGGCGAGCCCGGCCAACGGCGCCACCCCGGCGCCCGGCAACCCGTGGCTGCGGATCGGTGAGGCGCAGATGGCGCAGGCCGTGCAGATCGCGGTGTCGTCCGGCGAGGCGCGGCAGAAGGTCGTCGCGGCGGGCGGCGACTCCGCCTACGAGATCACGCTGGTCACCCGCAGCTCGATCATGACCGCCGAGGTCTCCAGCGAGAGCAGCGCCAAGGCGCTCGCCACGGTCGAGGCGGTCACCAAGCTGATCAGCGACGAGGTCGTGGCGCAGCAGGCCAAATACAAGCCCAAGGCGGGCGAGGAGATCACCACCCAGGTGCTCGACCCGGGCCTCAACGTGACGCCGTCGCGGTCCAACGTGCTGCGGGCCCAGATCGTCGTGCTCGCCATCGGCCTCCTGCTGATGGCCGCCGCCGTGGTCGCCTACGACGCGATCGCCCGGCGCCGGCTGACCAAGCAGGTCAACACCCGCGCCGGTCTGCGGGCCAACGCGACCGCCGGCACCGCCAGCGTCGAGCAGCGCCGCCCGCAGCCCCCGGCCAAGGCCGTCGGCCCGCTCAACAGGAACGTCCCGGCCCGGACGTCGGACGCCGAGCCGGACGAGCCCGCCGAGGCCACCCAGATCATCCGGATCAACAGCACGCCGGTGACCGCCAACGGCCACTCCCCCAGCGGCACTCCGCAGCAGGTCTCGGCCGACTACGTGCGCGCGCCGGAGACCGACGACACCATCCTGCTCACCGCGGTGCGGACGCCCAGGCCTGACGACGACGCTCAGTAA